A genomic stretch from Falco naumanni isolate bFalNau1 chromosome 4, bFalNau1.pat, whole genome shotgun sequence includes:
- the AMZ1 gene encoding archaemetzincin-1, whose protein sequence is MLQCKHAQEFSFGPRALKDALISTNPALQELYAKAFSRAEKLFLSEAYNPQRTLFCTLLIRTAFDWLLSHPDAPEDFETFYHAMLRRKQNFYRKHIYLQPIDLIDGPAGLSLLDSLQSCVESFFLGLRVKCLPSIPISSIHCCYRHSRDSDRVQLHADGVLNFLKNNKPMDALCVLGLTLLDLYPCETWSFTFSKFLPGQEVGVCSFARFSGDFPQAGCSSLNPLTQKERLCEVSKESRERTLPFSAQEMVQCCKVTCHEICHLMGLGTCRWLQCIMQGALSLDEALLRPLEPCPICLRKLQHVVGFKLVERYRKLYAWTQTVLSTWPRQESADLSTSEDILPFSSDSGMCCENDSEAVTSLSEPLTPDACSQALSLGQELEQDERSCSPAEGHSQPQLTGPPKCTDVIKDYELWLEMCIAALERNVSEEELAQVDQTVDALAKWEMFTGQLPAMRKALPFARDNTGLRKVLGDKFSSLRRKLSSRKLSKGESSPHRWRWEEN, encoded by the exons ATGCTGCAGTGCAAACACGCTCAGGAATTCAGCTTCGGGCCCCGGGCTCTGAAGGACGCGCTGATCTCCACCaacccagccctgcaggagctCTACGCCAAAGCTTTCTCCAGGGCGGAGAAGCTGTTCCTCTCGGAAGCCTACAACCCGCAGAGAACACTCTTCTGCACACTGCTCATCCGGACAGCTTTTGACTGGCTCCTCAGCCACCCTGATGCCCCTGAGGACTTTGAGACATTCTATCACGCCATGCTAAGGAGGAAGCAGAACTTCTATCGGAAGCATATTTACCTGCAACCTATAG ACTTAATCGATGGGCCTGCCGGGCTCTCGCTGCTGGATTCCCTCCAGAGCTGCGTTGAGTCTTTCTTCCTGGGACTCCGTGTGAAGTgccttccctccatccccatctCTTCCATTCACTGCTGCTATCGCCACAGCCGGGACTCAGACAGGGTGCAGCTTCATGCAG ATGGGGTCCTGAATTTCTTGAAGAACAACAAGCCCATGGATGCCCTGTGTGTCCTTGGACTCACTCTGCTGGACCTTTACCCATGTGAGACCTGGAGCTTCACATTCAGCAAATTCCTGCCAGGACAAG AAGTGGGAGTCTGCAGCTTTGCCAGATTTTCTGGGGATTTcccccaggctggctgcagcagcttgaACCCACTCACACAGAAGGAACGGTTGTGCGAAGTcagcaaggaaagcagagagcGGACACTGCCGTTCAGCGCCCAAGAGATGGTCCAATGCTGTAAG GTGACCTGCCACGAGATCTGCCACCTGATGGGGCTGGGGACCTGCCGCTGGCTGCAGTGCATCATGCAGGGCGCGCTGAGCCTGGACGAAGCCCTGCTGCGGCCTCTGGAGCCATGTCCCATCTGCCTTCGGAAACTGCAGCATGTTGTGGGCTTCAAACTCGTTGAGCGCTACAGG AAGCTCTATGCTTGGACACAGACGGTGTTGTCCACATGGCCAAGACAGGAGTCAGCAGACCTGTCCACCTCGGAGGACATCCTTCCCTTCAGCTCAGACTCTGGGATGTGCTGCGAGAACGACTCCGAGGCGGTGACCTCCTTGTCCGAGCCGCTGACGCCAGACGCTTGCAGCCAGGCCCTGTCCCTCGGCCAGGAGCTGGAACAGGACGAGCGCTCGTGTTCGCCGGCCgaggggcacagccagccccagctcaccGGGCCCCCCAAGTGCACAGATGTCATTAAAGATTACGAGCTGTGGCTGGAGATGTGCATCGCTGCCCTAGAGAGGAACGTCTCCGAGGAGGAGCTGGCTCAAGTAGACCAGACCGTGGATGCCCTGGCTAAGTGGGAAATGTTTACGGGACAACTGCCCGCTATGAGGAAGGCCCTACCCTTCGCTAGGGACAACACCGGGCTACGGAAAGTTCTCGGAGACAAATTTTCCTCCTTGCGGAGGAAACTGAGTTCCAGAAAACTGTCCAAAGGGGAATCATCCCCTCATCGCTGGCGGTGGGAGGAAAACTAG